The proteins below are encoded in one region of Triticum aestivum cultivar Chinese Spring chromosome 1B, IWGSC CS RefSeq v2.1, whole genome shotgun sequence:
- the LOC123135931 gene encoding uncharacterized protein, whose amino-acid sequence MAEEKKKHKHIKHKEKKDKVGGAAAAAEASFKPCGDVKGIRFGGQFIVKSFTVRRASPLELLRLLDIPPSFLSELQSLPFPSTTAYMPTSFTILAHQAWHTLTLGLGTKKSKVVLFVFESEAMKAAVDQLWPAMIPLGDVNKKLIRGLTGSEMARFKFRKGCLTIYVYAVRRLGAAGFVRADDLRRILQAVVELKDFLDHTAMLAMPSQRSITLQSRGTVAQ is encoded by the coding sequence AtggcagaggagaagaagaagcacaagcacatcaagcacaaggagaagaaggacaaggtcggcggcgccgcggcggcggcggaggcgagcttcAAGCCGTGCGGCGACGTGAAGGGCATCCGCTTCGGCGGGCAGTTCATCGTCAAGTCGTTCACGGTGCGTCGCGCGTCGCCGCTGGAGCTGCTCCGGCTGCTGGACATCCCGCCGTCGTTCCTGAGCGAGCTGCAGAGCCTGCCGTTCCCGTCCACCACCGCCTACATGCCCACCAGCTTCACCATCCTGGCGCACCAGGCGTGGCACACGCTCACGCTCGGCCTGGGCACCAAGAAGTCCAAGGTGGTGCTCTTCGTGTTCGAGTCGGAGGCCATGAAGGCGGCCGTGGACCAGCTGTGGCCGGCCATGATCCCGCTCGGGGACGTGAACAAGAAGCTCATCCGCGGCCTCACCGGCAGCGAGATGGCGCGCTTCAAGTTCAGGAAGGGGTGCCTCACCATCTACGTCTACGCCGTGCGCCGGCTGGGTGCCGCCGGCTTCGTGCGCGCCGACGACCTCCGGAGGATACTGCAGGCCGTGGTGGAGCTCAAGGACTTCTTGGACCACACCGCCATGCTCGCCATGCCCAGCCAGAGGAGCATCACCTTGCAGTCCCGGGGCACCGTGGCCCAATGA